In Podarcis raffonei isolate rPodRaf1 chromosome 8, rPodRaf1.pri, whole genome shotgun sequence, the genomic window GTCACCCCTAATGCAAAGTGGGAATACTAGTGGTTGGTCTCAGGTAGGATGCTTGCATCTTCAGGGAACCTGCCCAACTGTCTGAAACTGTGGAAAGCCCCTACCAGTTATTGTAGACAATGATGAAAaagatagaccaatggtttgattcagaataataataataataataataataataataataataataatttattatttataccccgctcatctggctgggtccccccagccactctgggtggcttccaacaaaacactaaaaaacaataacctgttaaacatcaaaagcttccttaaacagggctataaggcaacttcctcccttcctccattAGAGGTCAAGATAGTGACTTGGTCATGACTACATAATGAGTTTGTGTCTGAAGCTCAGACATGTTGAGTGGTATCCAGCTAACATGTCCCACCAGGGCAAGGATTTACACTTCcacaatggaactttccccaACTCCCCCACAACTAAATCTGGACTGGGGTTCCCCCAATGCTCTggtgcaggggaaggagaggtaggaaagttctgttgtgcaagtgaaAATCTTGGCATTGATAGGATGCGTTAGTTGGAAATAACCCAATGTGTGCTTCACCCCATCATGTATAATGCAAGAAAACATAGGGGCAGGCTTCACAGCTCTCCACATGAAGCACTCACTGAAGTGGGATTGTAGTGGGCAGAACGGCATCACACAACACCACATCCATCACCCACACGACTGTTAATAAAGAAGCTTTTGGCAGCCACCACAGTTTGTGCCTGGGGTGAGGGTTGAACCTTTCTCTATCCTGCTTCCAAGCTGAACTTGTGAGCAAGTTCATCACACTGAGGATCCTGTGAAGGATCGGCCTCTTGAAAGTTCAAAGCAAATCAGAATGTTTCAGATTCACTCACATGTGGAAATATTTGCTGACAAGGTGCTCTTTTTGGTCTTATCTGGCTGGAGCAGAAGGCTATGCCAGTTGCCAAGGAAGATGTCGCCAAGTGAAAACACACTTGCTAATGAGataaaaaaggaagagagacTGGCGTGCCGTATCTTCAGATATCCGAATTCTGGCAATCAACCACACAACATGCAGTATTTCAGTCTCCAGATTTAAAGCTGTTGGACTCCAGAGTTTAATTTCCGAGTGAAATGCTCCCGGCTGTTCTGATCTGGCCGCAGCAGAATAATATAACACTTGGGGAAGAAGATGCAGCCtagtaacccagcactggaggccaaaatagagaagatctccacagccaccatatatttccctttggtgctcaggtagctTGGGATGAAGGACGCCCAGACGCTGCAGAAAACCAGCatactgaaggtgatgaacttggcttcattgaagctgtcaggcagcttcctggccagGAAGGCCACCGTGAAGCTCACCAAAGCCAAGAGACCCATGTAAGCTAGGATGCAGTAGAAGGCAGTGACGGAGCCCTCGTTGCACTCAAGGATAATGTACCCAGGCTCCGAGCGGGTATCaaaatctgggaatgggggagaggttcccAGCCAGACCACGCAGATCCCAGCCTGGATGAGAGAACAGAGCAGCACAAAGCCATGGGCAGCTCTGGGTCTCAGCCATTTCCGCATTCTGTTCCCCGGCTTTGTGGCATTGAaggccagaaccacagtgatggttttggccaagaccGTAGCAAGAGAGACTGAGAAGATGAGGCCAAAGGCTGTCTGCCGGAGAAGGCAAGTCTCCATCCTTGGCCggccaatgaagagcaaggagcagaggaagcagagcattagggaggagaggaggatgtAGCTGAGAtctcggttgttggctttgactatgggagagTCTCGGTGTTTAATAAAGGTTCCGAGCAAAAATATAGCCAAGAACgagaaagaaaaagcagaggAAGCTAAAGCAATCCCCAGGGGCTCGTCATAGGACAGGAAACTTAGGTTTTTGGGAACACACTTGTTTCTGGCTTCATTTGGATAGTAGTCCTCTTTGCATGTCTCACAGCGGTCCATATCTGGAAAACACAAATTGAATCTCACTACTGACCACATAGACCCATGCATCCATCTTTTGGATCAGATGAGTTGTGCTATAGCCTGGTCTCCCCAGAAGCCCAGTGCTGCTAAATAGCATGTGTAACTttagataaataaaaatataaagctcAACTGACCCCTATACCCTAACCCCTCTGTTCAAAGCTGCCTTAGCTAATTAAGCAGCTCGTCTACATTTATTCAATCAAATACACATTCAGTTTACACCCCCTTAAAAGACAAAAGATactgctcattcttaaaacactGGAATCTGATTTGGCTGAAATAAAGAAATGGGTTAGTGACTTACTAGACTCCAGCCCATCAGTGCTGTGCACAGGTGGTTTATGCTGGGAACTATTTTCTCCTGAGTTTGATCCAAgattaaaaatgtgaatttcaaaagaaaatgcaGAACACACAGAGAACACAAACAGAAACGCTATATGTTTGTATGCCTTGGCCACATTCTTACCAATTTGGTTGGAGATCTGGCCAGGTAGGCACCGGACACATTTGAAGCAGCAGCTGGGCCTTCCCTTTTCCGCCACTTTTCTAAATCCAGGGAGGCAGCTCTCACTGCAGATGGAGCGTGGATGCTAAAGAAGTGCAGGAGGGAATGCGTTTTTAAAGTGGCTGTTTTGCAAATGATGGCATTCAATCACATATTGGCAGATTCAGGTTGTGCCCTTATTGTTCATTTGGCACACTTGCACAACGAACCCACTTGCACAACGGATTGGGCGCTGCCCCATAAACCATCTACCATACCTCACTTGGGTGGAGCACCCAAAGCAGAGTCTTTCTTGAGTCTCACCTGCCCTAATCGTTCCTTCCAGACAACCTTAGCATCATCAAAGAAGAAGTCTTGGCCACGGTGCTTCACTCCTCCAACTTTCACACTAACCAGGGAGATGTTAGGGAGCACGATCCAATTGAAAATATCATAAGTAGCTGTGGAGTCTCCATTCTCATCAAAATAAACCTCCTCTCCAGCACTGTTATTGAATCTGACCATCTTCAGAAATGTGTGGAGCTGAGGGCAGAGATTGCAAGGGAGGGAGAAATCTCTCTTCATTAATGTATGATTTAATAATTATGACTGCGAACTGATAGAAGAACTTACTTAAATAAACTGACTGTCCCACATTTAGctagtgaatgaatgaatttattaattttagtcacagaccagttccagctcacaaACAATTTCAGGGGAGTCATAAAACCCGATAAGGGTACATTCATTTAGCAACTTGATTCACCACGTTTAAATTAATATGAATATTGTAAAATGTGACTCTGGTGCATGTTTGTATTAGTAGCTTGAAAGCCAGAGAGGGCATCCCCCCTGCTGTGTTTCAAACTGCACTTGCGGAACAATGCTCTGATTTCGTCTATACATATTATCCAGGATATATTTAAAACCGGATGGTGCCTTTGCtaatgcaatgaatgaatattATAATATATTCAAATCTATGGGTGGGACAGGGCCCACTGACAGTGTCAGAAAGGGGGATTGCAGCCAATAGCCCTGAGGAATCAGGTGATTTGGAGCGCCAATGAAGTCCCTCTTGGTCTCATTTAAAGACGTCTCCTCAGAGTGTCTACCCTTTTTCAGCCACTTgtcttctctcttctccctcttacCTGCCTGCTTTGGAAATTGAAAAACATATTAGACTACATCAAATGCCTCCGGCCTTGGGATCCTTGTCTGTATACTCCATAACCTGAAACCACAGGCCTGTGTGGACCACCCCGTTTGCCTCTGATACCACTGGGCCCTGACAAATCATGTGGGGACCCCATACGCAATGATGAGGCTATCAAACTATCTCTGGCATTGTTGAAACCTCTCCTCTGTCTCAGATACATTATTTGTGTCATAATACCTGCCATGGGGGTAGAaggccttttctcctcctccttctccctccttctccagTATAATACCCCATTTCCATCAGTGCATGGGCTACTGCATAGACCGCATTGTAAATGCTGTAGCTCTGCCACACGGTGTTCATATCAAAATCTGAAACAGGCAGGCTGTCCAGTCGTTCCCTTTCAGTGCATTTTCTTTTCCCATAAATTGGGATTGAGTAGGGAGGAGGCATCACACAGTCAAAGGCAAAACCCCAGAAATGCTTCATCAAAATATCATTTGGATATTTTTTAGGGTTCACAGACCGAAGGAAGTCTTGAAATTCTGGGATTTCCGCCTTATGAACTGCAAAGGACAAGGCGCCCTGGAATGGATTTGAGTCTGGTTTGTCTGGCCGGGGACCTGCAGTAAAATCCCACTGGGCTGTGATGATCCAGATCTTGCCTCTCGTTTCAAGATTTCGGCTCAGAACTTGTAAATGAAAGAAGTGACTGGTGCTGCCGTAAAATAAAGTCACATTGGCCGAGGACTTTGTGAGGGCATCTTCCATCTTATGAATGGTTTTAATAGCCAGGTTCTTCATGCTGTACATCTTTAAGATGAATTCAGCGCAAACTCCATTTCTCTGCATTTCACCTTCCATGGCCTGGAGGAACTTCTCGCCATTATCGTCACCTGTAAAAACTACTCCAATCCACGTCCAGCGGAAGTAAAGGATCAGCTTGATGATCCCGGTGAACTGAGCCAGGTCACTGGGGACTGTCCGATACAGAAAAGGAAACTGGACCTTATCACTCAGGATGGGATCAGACGAGCCATAACAGATCTAAGGAGAAAAGGGCTGTTATTTCTTGCTGGTTtatattgtgtgttttttgaaggcACAGAACCTTCAACCATTTTGTGTGCCacagactggttggacacagatgATTGGTGAGAGAAACCAACTGGGATCCCCCAAGGGATGAAGGCTGGGGATTGGTGGTAGAtggcaatgagtggtcagaggtagaagagggagaagactgggaagagaaggTGCCGAAAGCAGAAGAGTTAGCAGGGATTAGTGAGCAGggggaatctgtggcagagagacatcCAGAATCAGGggcagaaactgaagcaggagaagtgagggccaagaggcagagatgagtccggCTGGCGAAGGGGCTTGGgcatctccctctcctgctgtgatgaGCTCCCCTCTCCACTCGTTtctcagaaccaggagaggcatgaagagggcagatGAGAAGTTAGTTTCAAGCaggtgcagtctcagattgctttgtGAAAACCCTGGAGAAGAGAGGACTTAGGCAGCTTTGGGGAGACGGGGACCTTcaatctcagcaactgcttcatggggagcaagatctgcaggagatgagttgctgtgacACTCCTGTCCAGATCCTCTTTTGCTAATCAACAGTTAACTCCGACTTTCTTGGTGTGATTTACAGCTGTTGTCTCCTGTCATTGTGTTTAATTTTATGGTTGTATAATGGTGGCTTTTAACCTAGGGACCTGCCAATTAACCTGAAATATAAATGTACTTGGGAATgtactctcctcctcttccttctaatTGATTTAAAGGTTGAAAGTGTGAGGTAAATGAGCCTCTTATAACCAACATGTTTAACTCTAACgtgtgaaggggttaagaccatagagtaagctgtcctgagaAGGTTACCAAATCCTTTGTTCTCTTACTTGTACTGTGTGAACCCTACCAGTAATGAGGTCTAATCTAATCGCCCCACCACTCCTCCCAGTACTGGGCCAGTTTAAAGTTCAGAATGTTCAAGGGCTATTTggtggaggcaggcaggaaaaaaataaaataaagatatcCACTTGGTGACTGTGATGAAGTTAATAAGAAGGAGAGGTTGGTTTGCCTCCCTTCCTTCTCACTGTGCAGGCTACAACCTGTGGCATCAGTTTAATGTAGCCTGCCCTGGGATTGCCTATTGAAGGAGAGTAGGCTGCAAATAGTTTAAGTAAATAGATAAATATTTCTGGAAAATGCAAGTTTTTACATGCATATGATTGAAGAACACATAATTTACATTATGTCATTTGGTCACATCTGTCCTGTTTGCTTGTTCCAGTATTTTGAAGTCAGAGAAGGAGTCAGGTACAGCAACAGAGCACAGGGCCAAACTCACCTGAGGTACCTTGGAGCTCTGCAACATGTTGCTCATCTCAGTGGTAGACTCGGATGTCAGAGCCCCAATGACGGCTGCCAGCTTGCTCTGCCCATGGCAATGATAGTTGGGGATGGTTTTATCCTTTGGACTTTTGCTGACCAGGCTGTCATAAGATGGCCTCCCGTAGGAGTAATAAAGATCATATGCGCTGGGAGGCAGGGGGAGCACGGAAGGAGTCCAGTTCCTCTCAGATAAAATGCTAACAGTGGCCTCATGGTTCTTTCTCATGTTGTGACCATCCTCATAGAGCTGGAATCCCAAGGAGACATTGGGAAAGAGATGAAAGTCCTTGTTGAGCTCTTCCACTGCAAACACAAAGGCCAGGGTGTGCTGGTAGTTCTTCTTGAGTTTTCTGCAGTGGGACAGTGAACCTCAGTAACtctattgtgaactgccctggaaaTATTCAGTTAAAAATGcgctagacagacagacagacagtactCAGAAGGGTATGGGGATGATTATGCTACCCATTGGAAATAATGGAAACTGTAGGTTTGTCCAACGTTAGCGTTCTAGATATTGAACTACTCCCCCTCCTAActtgttgagccttttttgggaatgtctcccctccccaccaagaaAAAAAAGTACTGGGGCTCTTGAGggctttttaatggattttttaaaatttaaaaataccgCCCCCCCTCGCCATACATCCTGGATATTTTGCCGATTCAAAAAAATCCGCCTGGACGCCATTTTGAGGACCAATTCCTGAACgtttccaggaaaatctggatgtatggtaGCCCTAACTAATCCTACCATCCCTGGTAACTCCACATGCCAGCTTAGTCTGATGGCAGCTGGGAACCCAGCAATATGTTGAGGATTCTAGCCCCTGAAGGAAAATAAGCAGCAGCACAGGTGTTGTGAAGGTACCACACTCTGATTGTGTTGTTACATGCCACCTCAATCCCCACCAGTGGtccaagattccaggggttgttAGGAGCACTTACGAGGGTCTCTGTTccctgtggtgtctttatgatatgggCCAGTGATGACCCATCAAGGAAACCATCAGAGGGCAAGACAGCCAGGCAAGGGGGAGCGGCTGTCATCTTTGCTGGGTGTTAGTGGGCAGAGGCAAAGGGCAGCTTTAGGGTTTCAACACTGAATGATTAGGCTGGAGGGAGGCCTTTGGAGACGGTTAGCagtgagaaggagaagaaggagcagagcTCCATGTGAGTGGGAATGACAGGCTGAAACTAGGAGACACCAGGGATGGCTTTTTGCTGTTCTTTGCATCTAATGCTGTCCTGATGGCAGAATGAGACCCTCTCCAATCCCTCTCTTTTGGTACAGGTtgtataaatgcataaatatgcattaaaatatgcataaataaatagGCATAAATAAAAGCATTTGTCTCCTGCTAACGGCCCATCCATCCAGCTCTGCCAAGCTGGCTTGGTTCCATATAACTAAATCTAGGAGGGTTCTGAATTTGGCAAAGTTTCATTAAAACTTGATTAATTTTTAACTTTTACTAAATCATGTAATTATGGGgagtctgcacacacacacccaattcaTAAAAGTATGTATGCAAAGAtgtatggaaggaaggaaggaaggaatttgtTAGCCAAATTGCTGGTTAATAGCACAGTCTGGCAGGCAGATGTTTTGTGAATGGGAGCTAATGGTATGGGGATGGTCTTTTGATAGCTGGGGATCTCTTTGCCATTTTCAAATGAAATGCTGACCAGTACTTGAAGGAGGGCAACACCCCTCTAGGTAAGGGAAGAGGGCAGGGACAAGCGGATGTACATGGGTATGTGAGAGAAACAGCAGCAGACTATTTCTGCTTTCGgaacagggagagagagggagtatACAATGAGGGCCAACTACACAAGACACCAATTAGTGTTTTAAGAAGTAAATTGTAAAAAAGGTAATAATCTGGAAGGAAGTATTCTAAGTTCTGTTTACGCAACATCAATCCTGGTAATGACAGACCATCTCCAGTCTTTACAGAGCATTTATTTCAATTTGTATCTGAGGAGTTTATACAACaataagaaggaaagaggagcctgcaagctggacaagagcacaacagcactctgttgCACATCTGTAGTCCCAAGCAACAGCTTTGCAGAGACACAATGCCTCTCACAGGGAAGGTGGAACATAGCCAGGAATGAGCATTCATGTTCTGAACTGATCCTCGTTTGCTCACTTTTATATCTTTCTGctaatcattcattcatcccacaccTTTCAGGGCATTTCCCCATAACTTTCCTAATCacaaaaaaatccattaaaaagtggatttgttgctttTGGCAAAAGAGTGCTTTATTCCAACtgcgcaaacctaaatttccctcctgcaaaatactggcaGAGTGGAGGCAACCCAGCTCCTTGCATTTTGGCTCTGGTGCATTGCTTTGTTAGAATTTTGGTggattattgctattattattgttgttgttgttattacttattaaatttctataccacccttcatccaagaatcacacagcagtttacaatataaaagcaaaacgtaaaaataaaaaattacatacatagcatagtaacacacacaaaaaatgcatcCACACCCACAATTTAAAATGCTATAGATTGTTtcattagccaaaggtctgggagaagagaaatgcttttgcctggtacctaaagatcTGTAACACAGGGGTCAGGTGAGCCTATGAATGCAAAGTAATGATATTCATACAAAACCTACTTGCTCCTGAATATATGCTTTCACTCAAGAAAGCAAATGCTTGATTCTACACCAGTTCTGATCTGATCTGAAATAACATCATAGACCTGAGTCTGGCTACACAGAGACTGATAAAACTCAGATGATACATTCTGGTTTCCTGAAACAGTGTTAAATACTTACTGACTGACCGTTGCAAATGAAAAAGGCTGTGGAGCACTTTGGAATTTTACTTTTTCATTGTCTAAAATATTCTGGGATAATATACCCCCAATGATATGGTCCCCGTCTTTAGAGTAGCCTTCAGTATAGCTTTTCTTAGGAGTACACAGGGTTTCCCCATCCGTAGCCACAGCAGTGGGGAAAAGCAGCGTGATAAGGATCAGAGACAGCATAAGGGCACAGTCAGAAGAGCTGAAAGAGCAAGTTCATTTCAATGTGGTCCAGCACTGCAGCCTCTCTATTCTGAGCCCTAGAGTGGGTCTACAGTGAGCAGGATGGAAGATCTTGGCTTTGTTCTATAGACAGGAGCCTTGTCAGGCATAATCAGGGCATGTTTACTCCGAGATTCCTGACCCTTTCAGCAACTCTCATTCTTGTTATTGTTTACCAGAGTCCCCTCTGGGTGGACCTCCTTGCGTTGATCATAGTCATTGCAGTGATTCCACCTCCCTGCTCAATGCAGATGCTCCCTGCTGCTCCCTGTGGCCCAGCTTCTTTCACAAATAAGTTTATGCTGATGTGCCCCTGTACTGTGGGGACAAGGAATGAAGCAACAGCATGGAGCACTGTGCCCACACAAAGTTCCCTTCCTTGCTTTGGCCCTGCTCCAtgttcctcctctcctgctgacTAAGTTAGCCTTCACTAGGAGGTGGTCTAGAATTTAGGGGTTAGCAAACTATGGCCCGGGGACCGAAATCCGGCCCACCAGGCTCGAAAAACCGGCCCGGGGACCCTGCCGCCCACTTGGTCAGGCCCCTCGCTGAGCTAAACCAGTGTGGCGTTTCCTTGAAAAGAAGCCACAGACGCCTCGTCGCACGGGGACTGACTTCCATGACGCTGGCACGGCTtcgaattggctgcaggaagctcctgcagccaatccgaagctaaGGACACCTCTGGGTGGGCGACGACGCTGGtacggcttcagattggctgcaggaacgtcctgcagccaatccgaagccttgCTGCCCACATGCTGAGGTAAACCTGGCATGGCCATAGAAGCTGGCAGGCAGACGGCGGATCTGGGCTGCGCCATGGGCATTTTGACGGGCACATCATGGGGCTTCAGCTGGAGGGTGAGCGGTGCACTGCCTGCCCGgcaatgttagaattcctgctccatgattgcagtcatgggatttttgtctatcacatgacggtgtatgttttgactccacagagtgggaagtgacggagacaggatgtttgtgttactgtgttccttgaagtgagactattgtcctttgttctttttccctttgctgtctgatgctagagagagagtgagccatgttgcagtgctccgtgtgtgtttatatgtaaattaagtagattagccaaaatgctgagttgctgaggtctgttacgcaaactgtgaacactctgtggatccctaagtgtgccggtgtctgttcgcattggtcactgtgatgttcaggctgaagaaagcttttgtgtggttttttttaaaattatgtttattgaaattttcaaaaaagagtataagagaaaaacagaaaagaaaaaaaagaagaaagaaaaaagaaaagaagaagaaaatacaacagttaaaaaagtttaccttaattacattccatacccaatttccttgacttccccacacctgtattctaattccaatttttagctcagcaatttttatccctcccactttaccttatttcctctaattcaatttacttaatcaaattttaacttctaaacctcaatctttatatttcaaaacttattcttaacctacttttcctaaattcctc contains:
- the LOC128419229 gene encoding vomeronasal type-2 receptor 26-like, which codes for MHCDPSYEARKLKKNYQHTLAFVFAVEELNKDFHLFPNVSLGFQLYEDGHNMRKNHEATVSILSERNWTPSVLPLPPSAYDLYYSYGRPSYDSLVSKSPKDKTIPNYHCHGQSKLAAVIGALTSESTTEMSNMLQSSKVPQICYGSSDPILSDKVQFPFLYRTVPSDLAQFTGIIKLILYFRWTWIGVVFTGDDNGEKFLQAMEGEMQRNGVCAEFILKMYSMKNLAIKTIHKMEDALTKSSANVTLFYGSTSHFFHLQVLSRNLETRGKIWIITAQWDFTAGPRPDKPDSNPFQGALSFAVHKAEIPEFQDFLRSVNPKKYPNDILMKHFWGFAFDCVMPPPYSIPIYGKRKCTERERLDSLPVSDFDMNTVWQSYSIYNAVYALHTFLKMVRFNNSAGEEVYFDENGDSTATYDIFNWIVLPNISLVSVKVGGVKHRGQDFFFDDAKVVWKERLGQHPRSICSESCLPGFRKVAEKGRPSCCFKCVRCLPGQISNQIDMDRCETCKEDYYPNEARNKCVPKNLSFLSYDEPLGIALASSAFSFSFLAIFLLGTFIKHRDSPIVKANNRDLSYILLSSLMLCFLCSLLFIGRPRMETCLLRQTAFGLIFSVSLATVLAKTITVVLAFNATKPGNRMRKWLRPRAAHGFVLLCSLIQAGICVVWLGTSPPFPDFDTRSEPGYIILECNEGSVTAFYCILAYMGLLALVSFTVAFLARKLPDSFNEAKFITFSMLVFCSVWASFIPSYLSTKGKYMVAVEIFSILASSAGLLGCIFFPKCYIILLRPDQNSREHFTRKLNSGVQQL